GATCAAGAAAATGTAATTCATGGAAAGATAAAAAACGCTAGGAAACAATTGTTCCTAGCGTTTCGTTATTTACTTAAATAAACGGTGTTTCATGCTTAACTTTTAGTTTTCTCCAACGGCGTTCTACCTCATCCTCGAACTCTTTCAACATTGGAGCATTTGATTCTTTTAATATATGCTTAGTTTTACCCATCATTTTTAACCATTCGGATAATTCTACACGCTTATTTTTCGCTTCTGGATCGTACGTAATCGTAGTTTCACCCTGCTCTACTTCATAAAGCGGGAAGAAGCAAGAGTCAACAGCAGCTTTAATGATGCTTTCACCTTGACGATCTTCAGACTTCCAGTTAAGTGGACAAGCGATTAAGATCTTTCCGTAAACCATTCCCACGTTGTTAGCATACCACTGTGCTTTTGCGGCCTTTTTGATAAGGTCTTGTGGGTAAGCTTCTGTTCCAGTGAATACATAAGGGATATTTGTTGCAGCCATAATTTGCGCAGTATCCTTATGGTGGAATGCTTTTCCTTGTTTTGTTTTTCCGACTGTAGTTGTACTAGTCATATGCCCCATTGGAGTAGAGTAGGACATTTGCGAACCGGTATTCATGTAACCTTCATTATCATACTCAAGTACGATCATTTTATGGTTACGAAGAGCAGTTCCAATCGCAGAACCCATACCAATATCCATACCGCCATCACCAGTAATCATCACAAATGTGAAATCATCAGAAATATCTATTTCACCACGTTCTTTCATTTCAAAGAATGCTTCTAGCGTACCAGATAGGGTAGCTGCACCACTTTGGAATAAGTTGTGAATGAATGTTTGCTTGTGAGAGCTGTGCGGATAACCAGTTGTAACAACGTATGCACATCCCGTTTGTAACAAAATAACTGCGTCACCTTCAATCCCCTTAAAGAACAATTCTAAGCCAGGGAAGATTCCACAACCAGGGCATGCGCCATGTCCAGAAGCAAATCGCTTCGGTTTTCCAGTTAGGTTACGGAGTGGTGGGATTTTCACATTTAATTTTTTTGTTTCTTCATTTTGAGTAACAGTAATTAAGCCAGATTTGAAAGCATCGCCATGCATTGGTTCAATTACCGGCTTTAACGCGTTTTCTGGTTTACCAGGTACATGGCCGTAATAATCAAACGGTCTTTCAGCAAAACCACGTTCTTTTGCGTCGATCGCCATTTCAAAAAACTTTTCAGCATCGTCAGCATAGAAATCTTTACCGCCTACACCAAATACACGACTTAGAACAATTGTTTGATTACCTTTATCGTCTTGAAGTGCAGATTTGACTTCATGAGTTAGGTTCGGTCCATTTCCACCGTAAGAATCAGCACGTTCACCTACTAATAATGCTTTTACATTTTTAAGAGCTTCACGAATTTCTTTTGCAGGGAATGGTCTGATAATATTCGGGCTAATCACACCAGCTTTAATTCCTTGCTTACGCAGTTTATCAACTACATCCTTCGCGGATTCAGCTGCTGAATTAAGAAGGAATAAGGCAACCTCAGCATCTTCCATACCGTATAAATCTAATGTTTCGTACATACGGCCAGAAATTTCAGCGTATTCCTTTTGTAGTTCTTCGAACACTTGCCCAGCACGGTAAATTGCTTCCGATTGTTGGAAGTTATTATTGATAAGATCGTCACCACTCATATGAGCACCAATTGTGACAGGCTTATCTTTTACACAAGCTCTTGGATATTCAGTAGGCATTTCACCAACAAAATCCTGAACTACTTTACGTTCTTTAAAATATTCAACTTTACGTTTTTGATGCGATGTAAAGAAGCCATCATATGCAACAATAACAGGAAGACGAACATCTTTATGCTCAGCAAGTTTTAAAGCGATAATGTTCATATCGTAAACAGCCTGCGGAGTGCGAGCAGTTAAAATAACCCAACCAGTATTTAAAGCGTAGTAAAGGTCAGAATGATCACCACGAATATCTAGTGGACCACTAACTGCACGAGTTACTAGGTTCATAACCATTGGAAAACGTAAACCAGATTGAGCTGGCATTTGTTCAATCATATATAAAAATCCGTTTGCACTTGTTGCATTAAATACACGAGCTCCAGTAGCAGCGGCTCCAAAGCAAATACCAGCTGAGCCATGCTCACCATCGGCAGCGATTAATTCGATGTCGTGCAAACCTTGGGATTTCATTAAGTCAAGATATTGTGCAACTTCAGTTGAAGGCGTGATTGGAAAGTAACCCATAACATGATAGTTAATTTGAGCTGCAGCCATAGCTGCCATTTCATTTCCACTTTCAAATGTAGTTAATTGTTCATATTTTGTTTTTGTTGTTTCTTTTAAGTTATCTTCTAAAGTAGCCATTAGAAACTCCCTCCTGCAATGTATGGAAATTTTTGAGCGACACGATTTGCTTCAGCATAACCTACTTTTTCAGCCATATCAGCCAAAGCATCAGTAGGGCAGGCGTCTACACACTTAAGACAGCCTTTGCAATATTGATAATCGATACCCGTTAAGAACATTTGCATTCTACCGCGTTTATCTGCGCCTTCTTCCCAAACAAAGCAATAGTCAGGACAAACAGTATCACAGGCTGCACAGTTAATACATTTTTCTTGTTCAAAAGCTGGTAAGAAGCCCTGACGCGATCCACTTAAATCTTTCAAAATACTATTTGCTTGGGCTGAGATAATTCCACCAATTTCTTGT
This genomic window from Anaerobacillus sp. CMMVII contains:
- a CDS encoding thiamine pyrophosphate-dependent enzyme → MATLEDNLKETTKTKYEQLTTFESGNEMAAMAAAQINYHVMGYFPITPSTEVAQYLDLMKSQGLHDIELIAADGEHGSAGICFGAAATGARVFNATSANGFLYMIEQMPAQSGLRFPMVMNLVTRAVSGPLDIRGDHSDLYYALNTGWVILTARTPQAVYDMNIIALKLAEHKDVRLPVIVAYDGFFTSHQKRKVEYFKERKVVQDFVGEMPTEYPRACVKDKPVTIGAHMSGDDLINNNFQQSEAIYRAGQVFEELQKEYAEISGRMYETLDLYGMEDAEVALFLLNSAAESAKDVVDKLRKQGIKAGVISPNIIRPFPAKEIREALKNVKALLVGERADSYGGNGPNLTHEVKSALQDDKGNQTIVLSRVFGVGGKDFYADDAEKFFEMAIDAKERGFAERPFDYYGHVPGKPENALKPVIEPMHGDAFKSGLITVTQNEETKKLNVKIPPLRNLTGKPKRFASGHGACPGCGIFPGLELFFKGIEGDAVILLQTGCAYVVTTGYPHSSHKQTFIHNLFQSGAATLSGTLEAFFEMKERGEIDISDDFTFVMITGDGGMDIGMGSAIGTALRNHKMIVLEYDNEGYMNTGSQMSYSTPMGHMTSTTTVGKTKQGKAFHHKDTAQIMAATNIPYVFTGTEAYPQDLIKKAAKAQWYANNVGMVYGKILIACPLNWKSEDRQGESIIKAAVDSCFFPLYEVEQGETTITYDPEAKNKRVELSEWLKMMGKTKHILKESNAPMLKEFEDEVERRWRKLKVKHETPFI